In Chitinibacter sp. FCG-7, the genomic stretch TGTAGGAGGACGGAGCACAGAAACCGGAGTGGACTGAAGTCCATGAGGATTTCGAGCACCGCCCGACTGCAGTATGCGTAGGGCTTTGCACGTACATTAGCAGTTCGCGCAGACCTCGGAATTAGAAGGGTAGCTTCATGCCAGGCGGCAACGGCAGGCCCGCTGTCAACGCACCCATTTTCTCTTGGCTCGTGCTTTCTGCTTTACGCAGCGCGTCGTTAAATGCCGCCGCGATCAGGTCTTCCAGCATGTCTTTGTCGTCCGACAACAGGCTATCGTCGATCGCGACGCGTTTGACCACATTGGCGCAGGTCATGGTGATTTTCACCATGCCAGCACCCGATTGGCCTTCGACTTCTACATTGGCCAGCTCGTCCTGGGCTTTTTTCATGTTTTCTTGCATTTGCTGAGCTTGCTTCATCAAGCCGCCCAAACCGCCTTTATTGAACATAGTGCTTCCTCTTTAAAGTAAATAAGTGGCCGCTTACAAGGGCTTGATCGACGCGGCGTCGATGCTGCCGCCCATATCGCGTACCAAGGTTTGAATGAATGGATCGTTCTGAATCGCCGCCACCGCCACTTCTTGTCGGGCGGCATTTTCGCGTACCAGCATAATCGCCGGCGTCTCGCCAGCAATTGTGCCGATATTGACGTTAACCGTGATGTCGCGCCCAAAGTATTCGGATAAGGCGCTGCGTAATTTGTCTTGATAATCACGTGTGGCGACTGCGCGATGCTCTTCGGCGACTTGCAAATCGAAGTGTATATCGCTGTAGCCCAGTAATTCTGCGTTCTGCGCCAGCATACCTGCAGCACCGAGTTTGAGCTGCACCACGAGGCCACGCCAGTCGCCATTAAATGGTTCCGCTGATTTGGGCTCGCTGTTCGTTGCGGGAGTTGGCGCAAATTCCGTCTGCGGTGCTGTCGGGGCGGGTTCAGAAACGTACTGTGCAGCCGGTTCAGCCAAGCTCTGATGCATCGCCTCGGCGGCTTCCGTGTGCCAAGGCGGTGGCTCTAAATCATCATTTGGGCGTGGAGCGGCTTGCGACGGATTTATTGGCGCTATAGTCGCGGCTACTCGAGTTGCTGGTGTTTCGATTGGTTTCACTGGCTCAATTACAGCAGGACTTTCCACGCGGATCTGCTCAGACTTTCCCGGCGGGTTGACCTCTGCGAGGGGAGTTGGAGTAGCGGGTGCTGCGTTGATTTGTTCAGCTTGCGCTGGTGCCGTCGTGCTCACTGTTTGTGCTGGCTTGGCCGGAGACACTGCTCCGGTAACTTGCACCGGAATCGCCGTAGTGACAGTTCGAATGATTTGCTCCGGCTTCGCAGGAGCAAAGGCCAGCATCCGCAGCAGCGTCATCGTAAAGCCAGCGTATTCATCGGGGGCTAAAGGCAAATCGCGGCGACCATGCAGCGCGATTTGGTAATACAGCTGAGTGTCTTCGGGGCTGAGCGCCTGCGCTGCGGCGACAATTTGGCCGCGCTGTGGCAGGTCATCAGCTAGCGCGTTTGGCACGGCTTGCGTCAGTGCAACTTGGTGCAAGACATTGGCCAGCTCATGCAGAGCCGCCTCATACGACAGGCCGCGCAAAGCAATTGCGTCGGTCGTTTGTAGCAGACGCGGGCCATCGTGCGCGGCGAGCGCGTCGAGTAAATCGAATAAATAGCTTTGATCGACCGCGCCGAGCATCGCGCGCACGCCTGCTTCTTCCACCTGACCTGCACCGTGCGCAATGGCTTGATCAAGGAGCGACAATGCATCGCGCATCGAACCATTGGCGGCGTGGCCAAGCAGATTGAGTGCCAGTGGCTCAAATTTGACTTGCTCGGCTTCCAGCACTTTATGCAAATGGCCAGTAACTTGCTGTGGCGTCATCTGGCGCAAGGAGAACTGCAGGCAACGGCTGAGTACCGTGATCGGTACTTTTTGCGGATCGGTCGTGGCGAGGATAAATTTAACGTGGCTAGGCGGCTCTTCCAAGGTTTTCAGCATCGCATTGAATGCTGATTTGGACAGCATGTGTACCTCGTCGATGATGTACACTTTGAACCGGCCAGCGGTGGGTGAATATTGCGCGTTGTCCAAGACTTCGCGGATATTGTCGATACCGGTATTGGATGCCGCGTCGATTTCAAGCAGGTCGACAAAGCGGCCCGCATCGATTTGCGTGCACGCCGAGCAAATGCCGCACGGCTCGGCTGTAATGCCGGTTTCGCAATTGAGCGCCTTGGCCATAATGCGCGCGATGGTGGTTTTACCCACGCCGCGAGTGCCAGTGAGCAGGTAGGCATGGTGAAGGCGTTCGCTGGCAAACGCATTTGCCAATGCTTTAATCACATGCTCTTGCCCAACGAGTTGGGCGAATGTTTTAGGGCGCCATTTGCGCGCGAGAACTTGATAGGCCATGGCGCGATTCTATCAGATTCGCAATTGCTCTGAGTTGAATTGCGCCCACATGGGTAGACAAATTTAGGTGATCAAAATGGATGAAAAACAGCAGCCCTGCGCGGCAATCCTCACTGAGGTGCAACACATTGATGATGCTGCACAGGTAGACCCGGAGCCGCAAGCACCGATTGAGCCACCGCTGGAGGCCTGCTGCACCAGCGGTTGCGTGCCGTGCATATTTGATGATTATGCCGAGCAGATGAACGAACACCGGGTGGCGCATATGGCGTGGAAAGCGCGCCAGGCCGCCAAGCAATAATTTCTGAGTCGGGGAAAGTGCACTTATGAAACTGTTACGCATTCAGTGGCCTGTGTTGGGTGGGCTGTTATTTTCCTGCGCGTTGGCGCAAGCGCAATTGCCCGCCAAAGTGGCGCAAAGCTTGCAGGCGGCAGGCATTCCGGCTGACGCGATCAGCGTTGCGATGATTCCATTGCACGAAACGCCGGCCGGGCAGCCCGCTGCCACAAAAAAAACCACTTCGCGCCAGTCTCAGGTTTACGATCATCTGGCCGATGTGCCGCGCAATCCGGCATCCACCATGAAATTAGTCACCACTTGGGCTGGTCTGCATCTGCTTGGCCCGGCCTGGCAATGGCAAACTGATCTGCTCAGCACGGCCAAGCCGAATAACGGTGTGCTCGCGACGGATTTGTACCTGCAGGGCAAGGGCGATCCCAAACTGACGCAGGAGCGAATGTGGCTCCTGGTCCGAGATCTCAAGGCCGCTGGTGTGGAAGATATTCAGGGCGATCTGGTGCTGGACGAGTCCTACTTCAAACGCAGTAATACCATTGCCGAGTATGACGATGATGGCGATACCGAGCGTGCCTTTATGGTCGAGCCGCACGCGCTGATGAGTAATTTTCGCACTCAGAAAATCACGATCGATTCCACGGGCGCACGCGTTAGCATTACCGCCGAGCCACCGCTGAATCCGGTGCGGGTGAGTAACCAGCTGGCGATTGCCAGCGAAGGGCAGTGCTCGGCCTGGGCGCGCCGTGTGCAGCAGCGGCCAGGGCAAAATGGCTCGGAATATCTGGTGCAGTACGTTGGCGAAATGCCGGCTGGCTGCAAAGTTGAGCGCTATGTACCAGTGCTCAATCCACGCACCTACACCGCAGCATTGTTCTGGTCGATCTGGTATCAGAATGGTGGCAAAGGCTCGGGACGCTCGGTGGATGGCATTACACCGGCTAACGCCATCAAGCTCGCCACGTCAAAATCGCCCGATATGGTGAGCAATATTCGCGACATCAATAAATACAGCAATAATCTGATGGCCCGCCAGCTCTATCTGACCCTGGGGGCGGAGCTGGGGCAATCTCAGCCGACCACGGATGACGCTGCCGCCACCGTGATTCGTAATGGCCTGCGCGAGGCCGGGTTTAGCTGGCCTGAGCTGGTGCTGGAAAACGGCTCCGGCTTGTCGCGCAAAGAGCAAATCAGCGCCCGTCATCTGGCGCAATTGCTCGCTAGTGCTTGGCGCAGCCCGTATGCCGCTGAATACATCAGCTCGCTGCCGCTCGTTGGCATTGATGGCACGATGAAAAAACGTCTGAGCACGCCTGCGCTGGCCGGGATGGCGCACATCAAAACCGGCTCGCTGCGTGATGTGCGCGCCTCGGCCGGCTATGTGAAAGATCGTCGTGGCAATCAATGGGCGCTGGTTGCCATCGTCAATCATCCGGAGGCGGCCAAAGCACTGCCAGCGCTGGATGCCTTAATGCAAGGCCTGATCGAAAATTGATGATTTATGGGGTATCGCTCTGTAGCGCTTTATTATATTGGTCTGCATGGCTATACCCTTGTTACTTATGGCGAGGAAGCGCCGCTGGCATGTTCCCGCTCGCCTCAGTGGCAATAGCGCGGTAAAATGTCGCGTTTTACCGCCAACCCACTGGATTACATACGGTATGGATAAGATTCTGATTCTTGATTTCGGCTCGCAAGTGACGCAGCTGATCGCCCGCCGCGTGCGTGAAGCGCATGTTTACTGTGAACTGCACTCGTTCGACGTGTCGCTCGACTTCATCAAAGAATTTAACCCCAAGGGCATTATCTTGTCCGGCGGCCCAAACTCGGTGTACGAGTCCGATTACCAAGCTGACCCAGCCTTGTTTGAGCTGGGCATCCCGGTGATGGGCATTTGCTACGGCATGCAATGGATGGCGCAAAGCTTGGGCGGCAAAGTTGAAGCTGGCAAAGTGCGCGAATTCGGCTTTGCCGAAATTGAAGTCAATAACAACAATCCACTCTTTAAAGGCCTGTCAGACCGTGTTCATGGCGACAAAGTATGCCTGGAAGTATGGATGAGCCACGGCGACAAAGTCACTGCAATGCCAGCTGGCTTTGAAGTGATTGCCAGCAATGCATCTTGCCCGATTGCAGCAATGGCCGATGTGCAGCGTAATTTCTACGCAGTGCAATACCATCCTGAGGTGACGCACACGATTAAAGGCCGCGAAATGATCAATCATTTCGTGCTCGATATTTGTGGCGCAACCCCAAGCTGGACCATGCCCAACTACATCGACCAAGCCGTGGCCACAATCCGCGAGCAAGTCGGTAGCGATGAAGTGATTTTGGGTTTGTCGGGTGGTGTGGATTCATCGGTGGCTGCGGCGCTGATTCACCGTGCGATTGGCGATCAACTCACTTGCGTATTTGTCGACAACGGCTTGCTGCGTCTGAATGAAGGCAAGCAAGTGATGGAAACCTTCGCCGAGCATTTGGGCGTGCGCGTGATTCACGTTGATGCGACTGAGCAGTTCATGGGCCACTTGGCTGGCGTCACTGATCCAGAAGCCAAACGCAAAATCATTGGCCGTGAATTCGTCGAAGTATTCCAAGCCGAATCAGCCAAATTGCCAAGCGCCAAATGGCTGGCGCAGGGCACGATTTATCCGGACGTGATCGAGTCGGCAGGTGCCAAAACCGGCAAAGCGCACGCGATCAAGAGCCACCACAATGTGGGCGGCTTGCCAGAAACGATGAAATTAAGCCTGCTCGAACCACTGCGCGAATTGTTCAAAGACGAAGTGCGCGAATTGGGCATCGCGCTCGGTTTAGCGCCAGAACTCGTTTATCGCCACCCATTCCCAGGCCCGGGTCTGGGCGTGCGTATCCTTGGCGAAGTGAAAAAAGAATACGCCGACTTGCTGCGCTTGGCCGATGCAATTTTCATCGAAGAGCTGCGCGCCGCGGGTTGGTACGCCAAAACCAGCCAAGCTTTTGTCGTCTTCCTGCCGGTTAAATCAGTCGGCGTCATGGGCGATGGCCGCACCTACGACTATGTAGTGGCACTGCGCGCCGTCGTCACCAGCGACTTTATGACCGCCAAATGGGCCGAACTGCCATACGACTTGCTCGGTAAAGTCTCCAACCGCATCATCAACGAAGTACGCGGCATCAACCGCGTGGTTTACGATGTGTCAGGCAAACCACCTGCGACGATTGAGTGGGAGTGATTTTACGTCTGGCAGCGATATGCAGCTGTTGGTGAAATAATACAAAAAAGCCCTGTTTTTACAGGGCTTTTTTTATTTTGTCTGGCAGTGGCTGGCAGCGGTAAGCTGTGTGAAGCAAAACTTTTCCATGGTATTCGTCATGGTATTGCACTAACCTCGTACCATGAGTACAGTAGTGATACCATCATTTTATTTTGTAGTGATGATGGTATTGGTTTGTGCTAAGTCATTGAAAATAATGTAAAAGAAGCACATTTTTTCGATGTTTTGAATGATGGTATCAAGACGAGGTTTTTTATGCTGACAGACACGAAGTTGCGCAGTTTGAAACCGGCTGAAAAAGCCTACAAAGTCAGTGATCGTGATGGCCTGTACGTGACTGTCTTGAAGACTGGCACCATTTCTTTTCGCTACAACTACCGAATTAACAATCGGCAAGAAACCTTAGTCTTGGGTTGCTATGGCGCAGATGGATTAACGCTTTCAGCCGCGCGCGACAAGCTGATAGAAGCCAAAAAGAATCTGAATATCGGCAAATCACCAGCCCGGCAAAAGGCGCGTGAGAAAAAAAAGGCAAGCGACGCCGAGAGTTTTGGTCAATGGGCCGAGTTATGGCTTAAAAACTACCAGATGGCTGATTCGACTCGGGATATGCGTAAGTCTATCTTTGAGCGTGATTTGAAGGCCGTTTTTGGCAAGTTGAAGTTGGATGAAATTTCGCATGAGGACCTGCGCGGCTTGTGTGATGGTATCGTTGCTCGCGGTGCACCCGCATCAGCGGTGCATGTTCGTGAAATCGTCAGTATGGTTTATCGCTATGCGATTGAACGTGGACACCGCTACGAAAATCCTGCAGACCTCGTTCGGCCCGTCTCTATCGCTCGTTTCGAGGCGCGTGATCGGTCGCTTAGTGAAGAAGAAATTGGGCTTTTGTATCAGTATTTGGATCGAGTCTCGACCGCACCAACGATTCGGCTGGCCGTGAAATTAATATTGCTTACTATGGTGCGCAAATCAGAACTTACGGATGCTGTTTGGGATGAAATAGATTTTTCAAATGCAACATGGACAATTCCTGCTGTCCGTATGAAACGCAGAAAACCTCACGTTGTTTATCTATCAAATCAAGCATTGGAAATTTTTATTGCTCTCAAAACCTGTGCGGGCGGCTCTCGTTATGTACTTCCATCTCGGTACGATCCCGATTTGCAAATGTCCAAGGCAACGCTTAATCAGGTGACTACTTTGGCTTATCGTGCTGCACAAAAAGATGGAAAGCCGTTGGAAAAATTCACAGTTCATGATTTAAGAAGAACCGCTTCAACGATGCTACATGAGGCGGGGTTCAATACCGATTGGATTGAAAAATGCCTGGCTCATGAACAGCGTGGTGTGAGGGCGGTTTATAACAAAGCAGAATATGGCACTCAAAGACGCGAAATGTTGCAAAAATGGGCGGATATGATTGATGCTTGGACTAGGTAAAGATTTTATCGCGGCTCTGTGAATGGATTTTATTGTTAACTGTTGTTTTTGCATGGGCTGCAATTATAAAGCCATACAGCCCCCATTCGCTTTCGATGCTAAAGCATGTTAGGGATAGTTTTTTTAAGGTTTTAATGAATTCATTTTTATTGTTGTAACTAAATAGCATATTGGTCGGGGAGATGTTCCCATTGATAATTTCTTGTGGTTTCAAGTAATCAATAAATTGATCGTAGAATTTATCTGGGCTTGTTCTTATTATGCTGGTTAATAGATTTTGATGTGGATTGATGTCCATCAGGTGAATGCCATGGATGTCTTTGAATTCAATTATCGAGATGAATTTTTCATTCTGTGGCGTTGTTGTTTCTATTTTGAGTCTTGCATATTTTTCTGCTGTTTCGAAAAAGAAAGAAGAAAGTCTATTTTCATTTTTTGAATCAAGCATCTTTATTGCTCATATTGGTGTGTTTTTTCGAGTTGACCCAGTCATTAATTTCATTCAAATCCCATGCAACTCTGCGGGATGTAATAAAAAATCGCCGAGGAAATTGCCCTTGTTTTTCAAGCTCAAAAATTGTTCTGGCCGAGAGTGGTCTTAGCCTAAGTAACTGTTTTTTATCAATTAAAATTGGCTGTTTTTGTATCAGTTCGGCAATGTTGATGTTGCGCTGAGGGTCTGTTTGCGTGGCCATTTTTATCCCTTTTGACAAGATGATCACATCATCGTCGTTCGTTCAAAAAAAAGCATGTCAAAATTTCGGTGAATTTTTTTGCTGTGTGGTCAGCAGAGTTTTCATTGGGTTGACTGTTTTTTAATCAAGAGTCCGTGCCCTTTATTGTTGTTTTATATAGTTGTAAAGATTTAACTACTTGGTACTCGGTAGATTTGTTGATTTTTCTTATATAAATCATGTGGTTGTAGTCTATTTCTCGATCTTAAATCTGAGCGTTTATGCGTGAATAACTTTTTGTGATTTTAATTTTATATTTGAAATCAAACAGATAGTCTGTGTGTAATTTAATT encodes the following:
- a CDS encoding YbaB/EbfC family nucleoid-associated protein, with the protein product MFNKGGLGGLMKQAQQMQENMKKAQDELANVEVEGQSGAGMVKITMTCANVVKRVAIDDSLLSDDKDMLEDLIAAAFNDALRKAESTSQEKMGALTAGLPLPPGMKLPF
- the dnaX gene encoding DNA polymerase III subunit gamma/tau; this encodes MAYQVLARKWRPKTFAQLVGQEHVIKALANAFASERLHHAYLLTGTRGVGKTTIARIMAKALNCETGITAEPCGICSACTQIDAGRFVDLLEIDAASNTGIDNIREVLDNAQYSPTAGRFKVYIIDEVHMLSKSAFNAMLKTLEEPPSHVKFILATTDPQKVPITVLSRCLQFSLRQMTPQQVTGHLHKVLEAEQVKFEPLALNLLGHAANGSMRDALSLLDQAIAHGAGQVEEAGVRAMLGAVDQSYLFDLLDALAAHDGPRLLQTTDAIALRGLSYEAALHELANVLHQVALTQAVPNALADDLPQRGQIVAAAQALSPEDTQLYYQIALHGRRDLPLAPDEYAGFTMTLLRMLAFAPAKPEQIIRTVTTAIPVQVTGAVSPAKPAQTVSTTAPAQAEQINAAPATPTPLAEVNPPGKSEQIRVESPAVIEPVKPIETPATRVAATIAPINPSQAAPRPNDDLEPPPWHTEAAEAMHQSLAEPAAQYVSEPAPTAPQTEFAPTPATNSEPKSAEPFNGDWRGLVVQLKLGAAGMLAQNAELLGYSDIHFDLQVAEEHRAVATRDYQDKLRSALSEYFGRDITVNVNIGTIAGETPAIMLVRENAARQEVAVAAIQNDPFIQTLVRDMGGSIDAASIKPL
- a CDS encoding oxidoreductase-like domain-containing protein, translated to MDEKQQPCAAILTEVQHIDDAAQVDPEPQAPIEPPLEACCTSGCVPCIFDDYAEQMNEHRVAHMAWKARQAAKQ
- the dacB gene encoding D-alanyl-D-alanine carboxypeptidase/D-alanyl-D-alanine endopeptidase, whose amino-acid sequence is MKLLRIQWPVLGGLLFSCALAQAQLPAKVAQSLQAAGIPADAISVAMIPLHETPAGQPAATKKTTSRQSQVYDHLADVPRNPASTMKLVTTWAGLHLLGPAWQWQTDLLSTAKPNNGVLATDLYLQGKGDPKLTQERMWLLVRDLKAAGVEDIQGDLVLDESYFKRSNTIAEYDDDGDTERAFMVEPHALMSNFRTQKITIDSTGARVSITAEPPLNPVRVSNQLAIASEGQCSAWARRVQQRPGQNGSEYLVQYVGEMPAGCKVERYVPVLNPRTYTAALFWSIWYQNGGKGSGRSVDGITPANAIKLATSKSPDMVSNIRDINKYSNNLMARQLYLTLGAELGQSQPTTDDAAATVIRNGLREAGFSWPELVLENGSGLSRKEQISARHLAQLLASAWRSPYAAEYISSLPLVGIDGTMKKRLSTPALAGMAHIKTGSLRDVRASAGYVKDRRGNQWALVAIVNHPEAAKALPALDALMQGLIEN
- the guaA gene encoding glutamine-hydrolyzing GMP synthase — encoded protein: MDKILILDFGSQVTQLIARRVREAHVYCELHSFDVSLDFIKEFNPKGIILSGGPNSVYESDYQADPALFELGIPVMGICYGMQWMAQSLGGKVEAGKVREFGFAEIEVNNNNPLFKGLSDRVHGDKVCLEVWMSHGDKVTAMPAGFEVIASNASCPIAAMADVQRNFYAVQYHPEVTHTIKGREMINHFVLDICGATPSWTMPNYIDQAVATIREQVGSDEVILGLSGGVDSSVAAALIHRAIGDQLTCVFVDNGLLRLNEGKQVMETFAEHLGVRVIHVDATEQFMGHLAGVTDPEAKRKIIGREFVEVFQAESAKLPSAKWLAQGTIYPDVIESAGAKTGKAHAIKSHHNVGGLPETMKLSLLEPLRELFKDEVRELGIALGLAPELVYRHPFPGPGLGVRILGEVKKEYADLLRLADAIFIEELRAAGWYAKTSQAFVVFLPVKSVGVMGDGRTYDYVVALRAVVTSDFMTAKWAELPYDLLGKVSNRIINEVRGINRVVYDVSGKPPATIEWE
- a CDS encoding tyrosine-type recombinase/integrase, coding for MLTDTKLRSLKPAEKAYKVSDRDGLYVTVLKTGTISFRYNYRINNRQETLVLGCYGADGLTLSAARDKLIEAKKNLNIGKSPARQKAREKKKASDAESFGQWAELWLKNYQMADSTRDMRKSIFERDLKAVFGKLKLDEISHEDLRGLCDGIVARGAPASAVHVREIVSMVYRYAIERGHRYENPADLVRPVSIARFEARDRSLSEEEIGLLYQYLDRVSTAPTIRLAVKLILLTMVRKSELTDAVWDEIDFSNATWTIPAVRMKRRKPHVVYLSNQALEIFIALKTCAGGSRYVLPSRYDPDLQMSKATLNQVTTLAYRAAQKDGKPLEKFTVHDLRRTASTMLHEAGFNTDWIEKCLAHEQRGVRAVYNKAEYGTQRREMLQKWADMIDAWTR
- a CDS encoding helix-turn-helix transcriptional regulator; amino-acid sequence: MATQTDPQRNINIAELIQKQPILIDKKQLLRLRPLSARTIFELEKQGQFPRRFFITSRRVAWDLNEINDWVNSKKHTNMSNKDA